atatttattatcCGCattaattttgtataaaacTGCACTTCAGTTAAGTTCGCCGTCTATCTGCGAAATATGTACCGTATGTTATGGTCGAAAACATGTTATTGCGTTAGGTAAGGGAggattgggaaaaaattgaccaGTTCATTAAATGTTTCAAAAGAAACgcggttttatttattctatgaATTTCTTGTTCCATATTGCATCATATCAGAACTGGCCGCACTCGCTAGTATAGAATTGGTATATCTATAACGTGGAATGTAAGCGTAAGATTTACAGACCGCAAATGAATATGTCATTCCATTTCATGACACCTGCTTCTACACAAGCAAAATCCAGTATCCGATGCTTACAATTAATATTAGAACTGCGCTGTATCCGTTAATTACTCATCAGCTTCTAAATGGGACAATCCATAAACTCATGCACTTTCTAACGTTCTGTTCATCTTTTGATTACAATAAGAACGGCTTAAAGATCATcgttctctttatcttgcCAATAAGATATTgatgccaattttttttgggATCGAATGATTTCAAATATGCGACAACGGTAGTTTCGAGGCACTGATCTCAGTGAAAAatgccaaaaaacgaaagtttTCGCATctattgtaataaattgtgaaatatcTCGCAGTGCAATTCGAAACGATCATCATTATTTTAAATACTGATTTACGTAGACAATGGAAATATATACCCATGCGCAACGTACGTATAACGTTAAAAACACAGAAGACAAGTGTACAGCTTCGTTGTTATTAATAAATGATACAATTCTCAcctatactttttgatattttcaaacaaacgCCGAAAGAGAAAGTTACCCGTTACAGAATGTATGCTGGATCTAAAGTTGGTGATCTAATCGTACTAAGAGCCAAGCGCATCCTAAGATAGAATTAActtatgttttctttttagtgttttcgaattttctttattgaccttcgaatagaataaaaagagttcactgaaatttgaattcgaaAGGGCCTTGGAACGATTAGTTCCAAATGCCGCGCCGATACCATCCTCTTCAGAAGTCCGTTATTttgaagtttttcaaaatgctTGTAAGACCTTAGAATTGCTCGAAAATGATCTCACAGTTGCAGATTTTTCACAGGTGATTGTGAAATTTGTTGCTTATGATACACCTTGCAATCTATGCTCGAATATTGCGGCCctgaaacgaataaaaaaaaaaaaatagaactaaatttcaacaaaacaaaacagtTTAAGATTAACGTAATGGGTTCAGGGGTTCAGTTATTATCAATACTGTCTGTTGTTATCTCGCGAGCGACGCCactatttatgtatatttacaatattcatTGCTTTTaagattcaaaaataaatattatagaaatgatatttaaaaaattcgcgaaaaaaaatctttaatgTTACTTGTGAATGTATGATACTagagaaattaataacataGGATTGcataaaataacaattactATAAAATAAGCCTATATAAtatgtttaaaataaaaacttcgACAAATAgcgaaatatgaaatatataagTACCTATACGATAATTTTAGTAACTATTCTTCTTATTACCattacttattattattattattattatcaattaattaattaattaattaattattacatgaatataaataattataaaataattatttcgttCCGTTTTTTTCAATGGTTCTAGTTTTACATGATACTCTGATGATACTGTAGCATACAATTAAATGTGTTACGCGGAAATTAATTGTCTCGATAGAGACACAAcatgatataattattactgtacattttttgtggtttatttaacaataaaatattaacatCAATGTTAATAGGTATACAACATTCTATTGTCACAGGTACCTATTAACAGTCCCGTGATTTATCTGTTATTCGCAAATAATTGTGAAGATAACTTTATATAGTATGCGAATTGATTTGAAACTTCCGACCTCACAGACTTATTATATTTTAGCACGTTGTAACGATTTTGTACGtcaaaaatcgaaattctATGCCTTATCGCCATACATCTGTGAATTTAATGCAAATACTATAAAACAATAACGTTTTTACATCTAGAAAAGCTCATAGCACCCATAAAAAATAGTCGTAGTTCCACAACTCTTGGACTAACTCTTACtgtagataaaaataatttaatatcaaCTTCATTGATTAAAAGCCAGATATgtatagaaatatattttgtttattgctCAAGATTTTTATTGTACGGTCAATTTTAACTACGATTAACcataatttcttcaatttcacaattttcatgCTTTGAATACCAACTATACCTAGATGTATTTTTTATGAGGTAGCAATTAATAACGTTGACGAAATTCTTTAATAccaaaattcatcattttacAATTCACTACCTGTGTggcaataataatttcaacgatCGGTGTTATTGAGTCATAAATATACCTTTACAAGGTGAATTGAACATCATAAGGAGTTGAGGGTGTGTTCTGGTCGATTTCGATATTGACGTATTTATCTCCGAATATCGAGGTCCACGTGTCTCAAACGTGAATAAGGGCTTAAAGGCTCCATTCTGCACGCAATTCCGAACAAAAACAGTCCAATACATTctaatttctttattattgCGTCTAAGGAAATTGTATTAGAGTGTTTTTGTTAAGAATTGCACGTAGAATGGAGCTGTTAAGTTCTTAATCAGTATAAAGGTTAACAATTATGCATTCACTTTAAAGTGATGTAATAATTACCATTGAAGGTTTATCTCATACTTTCGAGTCATCGTCGGTAATGAtcttaaattttattgtttacaTCGAAATTGTTAAAAAGTATGTCTATatgtatgaaagaaaaaattcatgatcGATCTTATCTTTTCACTTATCTCTTttcataaatatacatacatcattGCAAGAATCGTTGATAATTCTACTATTTTACAGAGGTTCGATAAATAGATCCAAGAACTGTTGTCCACAAGTGAATATTTGTGTAGCAGAGTTGCAGTTCTTTAATGCTGCACTCCCGGAAATCAATGGGATTCCTACAAACATTACGGCAGAGGTAAAGTATTGTTCCAAATTCTATTGCACTCATTGAAATGTCAATTATTTTCTGTGGCGAAGTATTCACGCCCAACTGTTCGTTCTTTAGTCCAGTAAACATGTTTTCTAgctaaataagaaaataatttttaattacagaaATTCATTTGTGGAAATAATAGAACTGCAAGTAACGATGTCAGGcatgttaatttatttttcactttctactGGAACTGAACACCGTGATTGCGTCCCGTGAACGCATTGAGGCAGAAATTGTGGCACAGGTAAActatacagtttttttttttttttatttactccaGGAAGTTACATTGATTCGGTTTGTGTCAAACTGGCAATATTACAGTCTCGAAAATATTACAAGATAACGAATTGTTGGTTGATCTGACCGAGTGACCCAGATTTGTATTATCCTAAATATGTAACATTTTATAGAATCAGGCCGATCAACAAATAAACTGTGACCCAACGTATTATAACGAGTACAAAGTATCGTCCTGAATTTATGCATTAGCatgaatacatacatacgtacaacCGTTTGCAACTTATGAAACggtgaatgtataatatggcACTATAGTTCGTCCcgtattgaaaattaattgagtGCAAAGCTACGCCGAGTAAAATGATAAATCTATAATCATCAATTATTTTAGACACTTCAACTTGCACATCTTTTAGTCGTGTGTTACAGCTTATTGGTAATCGTATTTAGGGACTTTTATATACCGGCAATCGTCATCCCAATAGAACCTTCCGCATCATTACTCCGTTGCTATCTATTTTATCATCGTTTGATCTTGGATCAATGCACTTGCTGCTGCATAAGTATTGTAGTAACGGGACCCGATATTTTCCACAAAAGTCGACGAACTTGATGTGTTCAATTCtgttgttaaaaaatacacctgaaaaatcaaacaacaGTTTATTACGTACAGCGtacaaattgtttttatacCTATAAATATCGATATGCATATTCTTAACAAATGCAAAATACTGGCATTATTCCTCACATAACTTTGCAAATTATGCATTTTGCTATGTAACAAACAACATTACTCATCCGAGTGCTCTTATGTGCAATTAATTCAGAGGCAGAATATAATTTGCTGCTCAAGCAGTACAACAAAGAAGTTCCGTAATCGGACTGAAAAAAAGACCGACGGATTTACTTGTGGggtatatatacaaattactGCTGACAAGAGTTAAAAGATAATAAACGTTTCTCCGAATGTAAGAAATATACTTCGACTGCATGCGTAATATCGGTCAATATTCGAAATGTTCGTAATTGGAAGATATAAAATGTGCAATATATATTGGTCGAACTTGAGATTCGGATAATATTCGGGTTGTTCATCTACAACTGCGTTCACCGATTATTGTTGTctggaaatgaaatttatttatcgacGAAGCGTAAACCAGAAAGTATCGTTCGTACCTTTGCAATTTGGATTAACGCAGCAATGGCCGCTGTTTAGGTAATCGGTTAAATTTTTCGGCAAATCCTCTTTGCCGTAgtgaatattattaattttaataacacGTGCCGCCAGTTCCAATAATGACGGAGGATCATGAGTCATGTCAGACACAAATCGAACCACCAAAGGATTGTCACGCAATGACaactggaaaaaaatcgaaagttcACAATCCGATTAGAACTTCAGTATAATgacatatatttataatttcttattgttagtacgaattatttttctgtgGTATCTTGTTCTTCGTGCGACTTTGTTCTTTGCATGTAATTTTTCTAGAAAATAACACGACCTTAAGGTCTCAATTATGCATATAATACCTGATAATCGTGGAAATACAAACCTCTGTAAGGCAGCTTAGTGTTATTATTTCAGTAGGTAATGTTTTGAGCCTGTTTTTGTGCAATAACAACGATTTCAAGTTCTTCAAATTAGCAATCGATCCGGGTAAACTCTCGAGCATGTTATCGCATAGGATCAGTGCGTGCAAAGTTGTGAGTTGACCGAGCGTCGATGGAACATCGGTTAAACTATTTCCTCCCATCGATAGAATTTGCAATCTGaagtaaaatcaatttctgaataattattcatacGCGGGAATTAATATCTGATTATTGTATAAGTAAATTTTCTGCTTATTAATGGAGTTTATCTCCGTGCGTTAAAAAATGACGTATCTTTTAAAAGAGCCAAATGTAATTACCGTTGCAATTTCCATATATCTTTTGTGATCCTCGATATACCGTTGCCTCCAAGGTAGAGATATCGGAGTGCTGTCAGTTGTAAGACTTGTTCGGGAAATTCGGTCAATCGATTGCCACTCAGATTGAGTTCCCTCAGTGTTGAAAAAGCCTCAAATGTTTTCGGCAAGGAGTCATTGGACAGGTTGTTATTTTTCGCAACCAACGTGGTAAGCGGGCAATCGCTTAAAAAATCTGGCAGTTCGGAAAGTCCACAATTCGACAAGTCGAGCAGGTGTAAATTGGTGAATTTTGTTATGTTACCCGGTGCGTGATTCAATTGATTCTGATGTAGTAATATTGTCTCGACACTCTCGGGATCTTTTATAGATCCCAAACTTTCCTTCACAGCATCCGAGTCCAACGAAAGATACGAGAAATCCAAAGTTTTCGTTGGATTATCCGAATCACTCGAGTCCGACGTGTAATTATCCATATTTTACGATCTTTAATGTTTAATACTGGCAATGTATGTACCTCCAGACAATTTCGCGTGTAACTTCTCATACGTATGTGTATTTGAAGCGATTTCGCAACTCCCCGGAATAACGTATAAGGTAATGATGATTCCCGGCAAGCTGAGAGGGAACTGAAACCAAAAGCCACAGCTTTAAGTTTTTATCCGGTCATTTTATAAGCCAGTCGCCAGTTTATCACTCCGTCTCATCGGCTCATCATGTGTGAGAGTGACAAACAGGCACGGAGTGGAATTAGACCACCAATAAGGCTACTATCTGTTATCAGCtcttggaataaaaattcaatcaacaTACCGACCAACGGAAAGCCTCGAACACTGCCCGCGAAGCACTGCACACTTGTTTTTTTCCCCGCAGTTCGCGGAACACTTCGCCGCGTTCAAGCCGACTAAACTTGTCGCGGGACTGACGTTCATGTTTGAATCATTACGCAACACTGATTCTTACTAGTATTAACGCAAGTTAGACAAGTGTGGTTGAAGTAAGATATCGGATGTAGTAATCACGGAACAAAATTAACGTCATACATAACCTCAAAGGCACGCCGGAGTTGAAGTGAGGTTAGGtaatttgtacatatttttttattaacctGAACGCACTTTTCCGAGGTTACTATTCAAAACGCTTTATCTCTGGTACAGGTTTTCTAattcttcgatatttttttttctcaacttccaAAGTAAGCATGTAACAAATCTCTGTTGCAGCTATACCAACGATATGCTTTCACAAACATCTTATAAACTAACAATTTCTTATTGAAGCTTGTTTTGTTTAAGCATCAGCAAAAATGACATTTCAAATGTTACTACCGACATTTAATCTCACCATTAGTTTGAAAAACTGTACAGATTTTAGGTTAGATTATTTGTGGGGAATAAAATTGGGGTGAATATGTTCCCATCTTTTCTTCACAGTAGAAAGTTGattcaatataaaaataatctttACAAGAAATGGGCAAtgtgttggaaaattttttatactgaTTACGCAAATGTTGGAATAAGAACGTATCAAGACTGTGTTGCCAATCCATTAAGATCCGGTCTAACTTTGACTACAGCATGGGGCGTTTATTATATCAAATCTCACAACCCGGACAAACTGAGTTATCTTAGCGCTATTATTAACGCAAATAACTATTTTACCCTCATATCAAGTTCAGTTAGAAACCCTTCCACTTCAGAATATTTGAGAATGATCAACAATTCATTGTCTCAAGGAATCGTTCGCTATTTTAGCTgtggatttttttccatcgcaTGGATAGACGAATATGATGATATTGTTTCGGTATATAAACGGCAGTGTCGTTATTTAACGATTAGCTGGATGGCATTACCCGGTAAGATTGTGGATATTGGGTTTTTGAATCGTTGGTGGATTCTTGAACAGAAAATGGTTAATTGCGATGTAAATCATTGGGAATTTGAGAAGAAAGCTGACCAAAATGCtgctaatttttaattcctaaAGTATTAGGTAATTCCAGTTGGTTGTAATGATGGTTATTGAATACCCTTGGAATTTTTGAACACATTTTGTTTCAGACACAATTATGgcatttcataaaatttctgTTGGTACAATCATGACCCTCTCGAGGCTTTTGAGCACTTTGGGACGTAAGGCAAACAATGCAGgtatttcaaagtttgaaaaccTAGCAGTCCTCCAAACACTAAAAGGCCAGACAAGTCTAAGCAGTGATCAATGGACGAACTTAAGGAAAGAAATTATGGAGACTGATATGCCAAGTGCGGCAAATGCTGTAGATACTACGATACTTCAATTTTGTTCACACACGGAAAATTTTGAACTTGGCAAATCGTGTATGAAATACttgagagaaaataattacgaatTAAATCCGGCACTAGTTGGAGTGTATTTTAAGTTATTATACCGAAATAAAGATACTCTCACTGAGGATGAAAAGCAAGAGATTCTAAGCATCTATAATGATCTGCGGCTCAAATATCCGCTTCTTGACGCAACGACAGCGGAGTATTGTGTCATGGTTATTTCTCTTACAGAAAAGTGGCTAGATGTAATAGAATTAttggaaatgataaaaatatcttGTAATGCCGCTTCACGTGCTTACAACGCTGCAATCTCTGCTGCATTTAATAATGGAGACAGTGAATTGGGCTGGAAACTTCTTCATGATATGGTAAAGATAAAGAGAGTACCATCTTCAGATGCATACATAgcatatttaaattattgtctgcagaattttgaaaaacctcAAGATCGCGTCCAAGAAATAGAAAAgctctttaatttttttacacaatattgcTTAAGCCCCAATGAAGATGTCATCAATCAAATTGCAACTATTTTTACCAAGTTGGGATGGGTAGCAAATACTGGCACGGTAGATCTTTCGTAAGTTATTTTAAATTCTAGATAGCTagaaaataattcgaatttataatgaatattgtgaaaacgtttatttatattgtttACAGAGGTACATGCTGTACCTGCAATCACACACTTTCACCGCCGTCAATAACAGATGAAGAATTTTCCCATTTATCAAAGACGGTACTTGAAAAGGGCCTTGTTGGGCAAGATGCTTACAAAAAGTCATCCCCAGCCGAGGTccgaaaat
This genomic stretch from Neodiprion pinetum isolate iyNeoPine1 chromosome 6, iyNeoPine1.2, whole genome shotgun sequence harbors:
- the LOC124221751 gene encoding leucine-rich repeat-containing protein 58, with protein sequence MDNYTSDSSDSDNPTKTLDFSYLSLDSDAVKESLGSIKDPESVETILLHQNQLNHAPGNITKFTNLHLLDLSNCGLSELPDFLSDCPLTTLVAKNNNLSNDSLPKTFEAFSTLRELNLSGNRLTEFPEQVLQLTALRYLYLGGNGISRITKDIWKLQRLQILSMGGNSLTDVPSTLGQLTTLHALILCDNMLESLPGSIANLKNLKSLLLHKNRLKTLPTEIITLSCLTELSLRDNPLVVRFVSDMTHDPPSLLELAARVIKINNIHYGKEDLPKNLTDYLNSGHCCVNPNCKGVFFNNRIEHIKFVDFCGKYRVPLLQYLCSSKCIDPRSNDDKIDSNGVMMRKVLLG
- the mldr gene encoding mitochondrial ribonuclease P catalytic subunit, with the protein product MAFHKISVGTIMTLSRLLSTLGRKANNAGISKFENLAVLQTLKGQTSLSSDQWTNLRKEIMETDMPSAANAVDTTILQFCSHTENFELGKSCMKYLRENNYELNPALVGVYFKLLYRNKDTLTEDEKQEILSIYNDLRLKYPLLDATTAEYCVMVISLTEKWLDVIELLEMIKISCNAASRAYNAAISAAFNNGDSELGWKLLHDMVKIKRVPSSDAYIAYLNYCLQNFEKPQDRVQEIEKLFNFFTQYCLSPNEDVINQIATIFTKLGWVANTGTVDLSGTCCTCNHTLSPPSITDEEFSHLSKTVLEKGLVGQDAYKKSSPAEVRKLINFVNKTKPYDIVIDGLNVAYTNNKNMAGPRNLASLVRSCLDRNQIVLVLGRKHMLKWQREHITYIKNNSFLFLTDNLSSDDPFLLYATLVSGPKTNFVSSDLMRQHKFLMGDPMLEKIFKLWQMSHQCFVKFNKSGKLTFISPLKFSPTAQKGKRCWHIPYGCETDSLRESFEPPTAWLCLVEPKSFCK